The Daphnia carinata strain CSIRO-1 chromosome 1, CSIRO_AGI_Dcar_HiC_V3, whole genome shotgun sequence sequence TTTTGCGCCTGTTGGAAACAAAGTATAGACCAGAAATTCACAAGAGATGCACATCAGGGTAGCATGCACGTTTTACACTCCCATCGTTTAATCGTGAAAGTTTTCTCGTGCTCGAAAGGTTGTTGTGCTGTTACATTTTGTATTAGTCACATTGGTTAGATTATGTACTGTGGCTggatatgtatatatatatatgtttaaACTGTGATAGATATTCCAGTTAAATCAGCTCTAAGGTATTTTTTGCTTACCAATTTGGTAAGTGAAAGTGCCACGACATGACTTTTATAACACTTATCTCTCCATAAATGTGAGTTACCTAAtcagttctttttgtttcagatGCTACATagaatgtaaatattttacTTGACTGAACTATTTTGAGCtctagttttcttttgaaaaataccACAACATGAAGGTTTTTCAGTGGTTGGATTACCTGTAGGTGTTGAGCTACTTTTAGGGTAAtgtaaatataataatgttacatgtaatattaaaatatttcCAGTATTGCTTTCCTGTTTGATAGTTCAGAAAGCTGTTGCCAAGCAGGATGTTTGGGATAATTCAGATAACAGTATGATGGTGCCAATCGAGCGATCAGGTTAGATAATCCTGCTTTTTCTACCACGTGTCACAGCACCCTTCTTCTGCTACATGATCTACTtgctctttcatttttcttgcaTGACATTTACCAGAACAACAATGCAACAAAACTACTTGTAGGGTTGGCAACATAGAACCATTGCTTCTATTTGCAAGTAAGGATagtaattttttcaaagtgtGTTATAGGAACAGCATAAATGCTTAGACAATGGGAAATTATCACATTTTCCAACAGATTTCTCCATTCACCCAAATTTAAATTTGGGACATTAAACCACACCAGTTGTGCAACTAATTAGCTTGCCATTATTGGAACTAATTtgtaattgtttgtttttttaagatgAGTAATGGTCTCATTATCGAAGGTGCTGTAAAGATTACTGAGCATGAGTAGTTCCAGTATTCCGCCAGACGTGAAGCAATCGATAAGTTCTGGTCCAAAGTAGCATATTTGTCAACTTCTTGCATTGTTAGGAACTgatgtttattttcaattgttgtACCTGTGTTACTGATGATATCTCCATGAAGATTTATATGCTTGGGGTATGCCACCGATATCCAGAGGCGGCAAACATCGTAAACTGGGAAAAGTTACTCAAGGACTAACATGTCTTGGGAAAAAACCCCATAAGGTATAGATCATTGGGTTTCACAAACGTAATAGTTCAGTGCAACTAACGTTTAACCAGCAGAATGTTTATTTGAAAACGTGAGGTATTTCCGTGAAATTCGTgcatttacaaaaaaaaaaatcgttgttGGCAGGGTGTAGGGCGTTTGTCCGCTTACCATGAATGTGGATGGCTATCAACCGGGTTACCTGATAGAGTGATGTTCCTAATTGATCTCTTAACTAACGAATTTCGAAACTTGTGTTAATAAgctttttcgtctttttgttGTAATGGGAGCTATttatttcgctttttttttgtaaatggagGTTGGGCTATCTCGGCATTTAGTCCAGTGTAACTGCTTAATGTTCAGTAGTGCATTCAGTTGGCTTTTTGGTTACGGAAACACCGATTACACCCAATCGGTGGCGATCGATAATGTGtctagggctcggccccgatcgtcgttgatcggggcaaaccgcggtttttcatttaaaaatcgtcaaaccgtcggttcggtttagccatttttgactgcggttcggtttgcaactgggccaaaccggtttgaaccgctattaaaaatttttgttttgaaattttgctaaaattacaaatcaagtaattatcactaattgttaTGAACGTAATGGCGGTCTGAAActtgtttgaaataaaatttccgatcagacttgtaagtatcgcgatcgaaaattggttcgatctttccgccatctagcggcaaaCTCTGTTACTGATGTATTGTCCTATGCAAACTGGAAATTCGTAGTGCAAACCCTGCAAAACCGTAAAGGGATACAAATTTCGTGTCAAACCGCGGTTCAATCGGTTTGGAAAAATtggcaaaccgaaccgcaccggtttgtcctttaaaaaaaaaaaaaaccgcgcgtgtcggccaaaatcgtgcccgatcgtcgcggggccgagccctaaaTGTGTCGCCTTTTCCGTTTTCGCGCTCTGCCATTCTTGCAAAGGTGAGTGTTTAGTATCAATACGACGTAATGAAGATGAACCATGAGTGAAGTTTCGAATTTCTGGTACTTCATTCTTATTTATCCAAGTCCTTTTTCCTGGCTTTATGTTGCATAGCTGCAAAAGTCTTAAACATAGTACGTAAGTTATTTGAAGTTTGTTCCAGCTTTCTAAATACCACCAGCCTATTTATTGTTTACATTGATGAACTAACCCAATTATGATAATTTTGTTTCCAAGTGTCATAGACCTGGTAGATTTGAATTAGCATACTCTGGAAGGCTGTGATATTGTTGTAAACTGGATTGCCATATTTAATTACTTATGATGTTTgctctttaaaaattttatattattacAATTTCATCTATACATAGCCATAGAAAAGCTAACATGAAAAAGTGACGAGTTAATTACTTTGACAAAGCTGCTGAAGAAACTACTGCTGGAAGAAACGACAATTGTAtctgtaaaacaaacaataacgaCGTTACATTACTCAAACCGTTCTAATATCAATTAGAatgattgcttgttttagCAATAAATATGTTTGAGTACTATAAAGTCGTTGTTGGTTGTTGTGGTGTGAAAATAACACACAATAATGACTTTATATcgctcaaacatattatttatactcTGACCGGAAAGTGGACGTGGCGGTCCTCGGAGttcgatgatgtgttcacggagggctatgtcgctacccacaaatccgaattaaacgttaatcgctcctgtaaaataATGCAGTGTCGTAAGCGGCGCAGTGGTCGTGGACGAGTTGTTAGGTTGTTTGGAATTGTGATTGTAAACATGCAGCTGGGCGTAAGAGTTGTGGGCGCAAATAATCTTGTTCGCCAGCAGAGATTATTCTGGAACGCCAAGTTCCATTGTATAAAACAAATACCGGAAATAACTGTTTACGAATTCGGAAACAACTTTAAAGTGGATGCGTACTATGACGTtactagatggcagcacgttgGAGGCTATTTAATAGATGGCCGCCAACTGTTTCTCTAAACATAGTTTTTTGGGAACCTATAAGTAAACCGGCCATAACTTTAAATTGTAACATCGTAGAAAAAGGTTAAGGCTAAGACATCATCTGCAGCTTCTGTTATAACCGTGAATGCCAGGTAAAATCAGCCCAATCAAGGACCATAGGCTTGTATGTatttattcaaaacaaaaattatgcaaaagaAATCTCAGACATGCTTTTGTTCTATTATGTCATAGCTTTCAGGATGTCAAAGAGACGAAACTCAAATTACCATCAGTTGCCATCATAGTTACATCTGCTTCATCTAGTGCTGTTCTGGAATTTCTTTGTCGTAAAAACTTTCGAGTTCTCCGCCGTGTACGTTTTAAACAAGTCAGCCGAAAATGGTATCAAATTTTGTATATCGCAAATGAGTTAATAGGTTTCAGTGATTTCATAAGGTACATATGAATTTCTTTCTGCAGGTTGTATAGGATATGTGTTGTGTGTCCCATGGGGTGTTGTTTGCAGCCCTTTCTTGTGGTATGTGGTTAATATAGGCATATTAGATGTAGAGCTATTTGCTGCGGATAAAATTTATGCAGGGAAAAGAACTTCATGATAATGGTGCATTGGAACTGACATGAGCTACTGGGTTTCTACCCCTTAATGGCTTCTATTAAAATTTCATGGTAAAAAAGTAGTAACGATATTACCATTGACTTCAAGGAATTGATCACTGAAATTACCAGCAAGGGTTGAACGAAGTTCTACCTGGAAAAGCTTCCTTCGAGAATAATAGTTGGATAATGAAAGTAAATTATCCTAAATCAAGGTATGGGCTTCTTCGAAGACATAACGACCACCCCATTTTGATTTCTGTGTAGAAATTGAATCCTCTCTTTTTAAAGTTGTAAAATATTGTGCTTGAATGATTGGTAAGTTCATAGTTTCTACTGTTTATCTTCttggtgttttcttttttgtcttttttttttttgcccatagaaccaaattttcttctttttatataaaaaaaagctacTGCGAAAGAATACATAGTGATTGCCGTACAGCCAACCCGTTTACAACATCGATTGCGTGACGCTTCAAATTCAGCTTATTGTAATGGTGTACACACATTAATATCTACGCGCATGAAATGTTTTATGTAAGTGTgatatgaaatatttttttttacagtgacCAGAATAATGAAGATGAGGAATGAACTGGGCATCGAAATGTGGTGGCATAAGGCATAGAGCTGTTTATTTGGCGGAAAAAAATGGTTAGCAAAGGAAAGGTTACCTTAAACCAATAGCAGGAATGTAAATCAGTTAGTAATTACAATATGTAGGTTGAATTCAACTCTGAACATCTCTTATAGTTAGCACTGTGTAAAATGACAAAGTGGGGTGACTGGAAAGGCCTCCCACAAGAAACCATTCACTCATTCCACAGAGATATACtgtgaaaaggaaaacctggcagacaagaaaaacaaaggagTTATTCTGCACCAGAGGATTTCCTCTGTCAGGTGGgtgtaaatgtttaaaacttGGTAATGGTAGCTGACATAGGTATGCAATCCATTGGCTACACTCAAATCAACATATTCTCTAAATTTGCCTATAGTAGTTACGCGCAGCCTGTGCCACTGCATACAAGTAGTATTCTCTCAAAGCTGGGACATGATTGCTATACCAGCTTTGGGCCAACTATCTGGAATGAAAAATCCACTTGTAATTGTTAGAACTTCCGTTACTATCTTGCGAGTGACATCGTAACATTTCACCGATTCATTGGACGAATCTATTGGATTCTAATGTTATTTGGTACAAAAATTATCTTATGCAAACTATGAGGCGGCTATTGACATATTCACGAAGTCTGGCTGTACAAGGTCTAACTACGGCCGCCAGATGTCCCAAATCATTGTTATGAAAAGTTGTATCAGAATTGTGCTTGTGCTGtaggtttttatttaataataatgtaaactTATGAGTGTAATCGTGTGAAGCTAAGTAATTCTGATGGATATCAAATAAAGGTGagggttttgaaatatttgcctggattattatgtgtgtggtaTTGCTTTAAAGTGGTATATGAGTcatacctgaaaactgaacttcaacaactttaaaaggccACGTTATattaatttactatagttaaCGTTTGAAACTGCGCAGATCTTCTATaccttgtaaaaaaaacatagttcatttttttaattttcgaaatttcaacttccggtttaagatccggtttgaaaatgcttaataactcactatctattggtctgaaataaaaaagaccggcagtttcgtaatcctcgtgaaatttggggtcgaatccatgggtcagtagaaaatacccgaaaatcgtcaaaaatcgcaaattttcCTGAacttcaggaaaaatcgcgattttggtcaaattggacttttcgccaaaaactggtcaaaataggtcagacacaccttaaatttcacgaggatcacgaaaatcatattcgttttgttgtgggcccagtatttctggagatataggctacttcTGGTCGcttccggtaattttttttttcaaattggcaaaaagtaaaaaatgaacattaatattccaaacattttaagcattttgatcataaatGGAATGGGGTGGcggcttttttcgtgtttgttttgctatttcactattggttgatcgcgcgagTTGCATATACTTAtaacactacttcgttaacagagactactagcacTATGTATCACAttaatgggaaggtatacctgataagtatagatcatagcatgaagatatacctcgtgttattattataatcTTTCATGCACGGAAatctgatgtacagtcaggcttaaaaataagcccgactaaaaaaataagcccgaccttttcttatttcacgTTACCGATGTACCGTACTGGCACGCTACGAGAATTTATGTAATACtaatagctctgaggtagagcgtctgactacgggaatcgaaagtcaagagttcgaaTCACGTCTGGATCCTCTGTGCCAGACGATTGATTTACGGTACCCATtgtagacaatatttctttgtacaaaaaatgaatcactctattgtatttataggtGACATTCGGAGACGGAAAGATTAAATTGAGTTGGGACGTGCAACAATATTATTGCAATtgcaaataggtttccttcaaaagacatggaaaaatagttatcTACTTTACAAGACTCGTGGCTttatggttgagcatcggtgTCGCACGCCAGAAATCAAGGGTTCATTCCCCTAAAAGGtcagaatgaaatgaaataaatatatataactcAAAATGTCAAATGTGATATACAATGCATGTATACAATTCAATATCATTAATGCACTAAAAGTTGTAGAATCTCCATGAAGTGAGAATAAAGTGCATCGTTCCATGAACAATGAAGTCGTATAACAACGAAATATTCGCTCATGATTTGGGAACACCAAAAGTTGAAAATATAAGGTATACGTCAATAAAATGACATTGCGAcataaataaggaaatgttCGCAATAGTGAAAAATGCAGAGCAACACAACGGCAGTAAAAAAActgtaaattttattttttaagaatttgtattgacaataCTCTGCACAATTTAATGACTTGgaactttgaaagggcaaaatatccgctttcaaagttgctgtcaaccatggtagggggagacactacctcagttgactcaccggggagattacccggtgcgtggctaagagaagccggaaaaagagcgaaggttgcggacaagcttttacgtgagcgattaaccgttaattcggatttgtgggtagccccCAAGTCCTCCAAAAGATATCATCGAGCcagggggacccccacgtcccctttccggacagcgcactcacaatcgttactgctgatcacagtaggggcatgaccccctacgggcttattacaaatctaggggaaacggggccacagaaaagaagggagcccagatatgcactttaatttataaaaatattatgtTTTACGTTCTGGATGAATCAGCAATTAACCGTGAAGTGACAGTAGCGTTCTTCGAAAATCtagcatctcttttcgtcttctatttctAAAATAGGGAAATATAACGGCTGGACATCTTTTATGGTTAGCTGCAAAATTTCATCATGAAAtctggaatgaaaaagaaaattcagatcaaggtaaaatgtggCCACAGAGAAGATAAGAACCTATTAATTGTGCTTCACTTTGAATGAAACAAACACCATAACATGGGAGATTTGGATCACATTTCCAATGGGAGCTTAGCTATGCACTTCACTTTGAACATACCATGGGTGAAGGTTGGACCAAAATATCTATATCCTTTAAACGATACTGATAGTTTTCAACTACAAATGTGTCAGCCTCCACAAACTTTGGGCttatcatttgaaattttcctttctgtaattcaagatattttattaaattaactcatgatctctaaaccatcaatcaaatacCGAATTGTTTAagaatatggcaatccgttttacataaaaaaaaaaaaaaaaaaccaaaaaaaaaaaaaaaaaaaatcccacttttttctcttttttctacccgtagccatctaccagtcggtttcgttactACAGGCAtataagcaatttgagttaattgtatcctattagcagttaattgagtagcgtggctggagaaaaacgcgtggctggagaaaaactcgtggctggagaaaaatatttaaaaatggataagataataaaggataaggatggtaagtataaacattattttattagttttcaattattaattattgtttattagataaaattatgaagctgcaggctcaattttttcaacagcacAGAATCTTAGATGACAACaaaactaaggatggtaatatgtaatgattgtatttgtgttcttttattcatttgtgttttttagctcaaactttgtgtctacaagctcagttactggaaaataacaaattagaACTGGACACTTTcaaaacagtgaaggaggtttttccaaactcatccctaactgaacgtgaggatgagttggcattaggcaaacacagtcaggtacataaacttttcaaataagaattccaaataagtatagaattttaacaaacaattatttattgtttagttattcagtctaccacctgacagtgtgttaaatttaaattctgttagtgctgcacaaaaagaatcgttagtaataagcccatgcagtgaaggaagtgaacaattgtgggaccgtatttgggccgaaaatgggtgtggtacggaaaccaagatatggcacaagtttaacatgaaacatggattaggtacttttcggttttatgtctattgaaaaagtatttttaatgctattattttgcattcacagaatttaatgggggatcaaatcaagtctggaagtgttacaggatggaagagtcagcctacagatgaaaaaacactgtgtgtattaccattaaggtatgaggtaaagtaatagagtatgcacattgtctaatgtgtttattttattaacaattcaaaagattAATCCTAGTTTCagccaaacatgaaataatccagagaagtaccatcttgtgttaataaatccagtacaacagcaacaCAGGGCTTTTCGCAGTACCATTCTAATCATTGCGAGGGTAGTTGTATTCCCTTACTATTTCGCATTCACCTACACccttaaaaaggaaatattggcctttttctgttttactgctatcgccatctaacggtcacgtttctagttaattctctatatacactgaccgaaaaaaaatttatgcccgactaaataagcccgacttttctcggtcgggctttaaaattttttctgaaaaagctGAAACTCATTGGGATTGGTTGAGTACctcaggatatactcaaaattgaatgctgattccgggaaaattgctctttttttcattaagttagtttttattgaaatacaccgaatatttctacTGCATCACGCTAGCGTTGTAccgtactggcacgctagcATTGCGCCAAATATTCGGTGAAATTCACATGTTATACGCAAAGTGAAATGCTGATTCAGGGAAATTATTCGCTTTCTCGCCAAAgcagctgtttttgaaatatatttaATAGTACGATACGCTGTTTTGTACAGGCGCGCTgtaccgtactggcgcgccaactTCGATTTGGGAAAGTCGgacttatttattttgtcgggcttattttctagCCCTACCTTCTTGAACATCGGGAGCCGTTGAGTGAAATAGaactggataccttaccagtagatggctatacCGTTTGGTGGGTCGTCTGCGACATAAATCCAAGGTTTACCATATGTAAGCTTGCAGCATATTTGCTATAATggtatggcaatatggcaatatggcaatccgttttacatgaaaaaaaaaaaaaatggcggaaaaaaaaaaaaaatcgcacttttttctcttttttctacccgtagccatctatcagtcggtttcgttattacagcatgtaagcaatttgagttaattgtatcccattagcagttaattgagtagcgtggctggagaacaacgcgtggctggaggaacaattgaaaaatggataagataataaaacaaaaaaatggtaagtataaacattattatattggttttcaattattaattattgtttattagatcaaattatgaagctgcaggcccagttattggaacaacacaaaatattagataacaaagctaaggatcgtaggcctaacacgtaatgattctatttatttgcttttattcattcgtgttttgtagctcaaattttgagtcttcaagctcagctaggggaaaagaacaaattggaacggaacagtttccaaacagtgaaggaggtttttcaaaactcatctcaaactgaacgtgaggatgagttggcattaggcgaacacagccaggtacctaaagttttcaaataagaattcaaaataagtatagaattttaaaaaacagttatttattgcttagttattcagtccaccacatgacagtgtgttaaatttaaattctgttagtgctgcactaaaagaatcgttagtaataagctcatgcagtgaaggaactgaacaattgtgggaacgtatttgggccgaaaatgggtgtggtacagaaacccagaaatggcacaagttcaacatgaaacatggattaggtacttttcggttttctgtctatcgaaaaagtatttttaatgctattattttgcattcacagattttaacgggggatcaaatcaagtctggaagtgttacaggatggaagagtgagcctacagatgaaaaaacactgagagtgcattaccataaggtgtgaggtaaattaatagagtaatgcaaattgcctaatgagaagtaccatcttgtgttaatgaatccagtacaacagcaatcctttatagttctgtcacagctagaagcctcaaataattctgcttctcttgctaaagaacaacttgtcctttatgttcagagtgttggggaaactgggtatttaaatggccctaaagatgttttaattttgctgctattgcagagatgaacatcatacatggactctttaggtatgaaaggatttttcttcaaataattttgaatttatgacgaagaatttctcctcctttttgccaaccaggtcttatctaccaaaaaaaaaatttatccaataggaaaggattttcatgtactgggaaaacaactatcaacaatgcaacattctacaggtgctagtttatcattcaagatcCTTAtgcaatgaagttaatctgcaatttgtatgtcctttcccaagcttccaccagaagttgaatctatgagtcatgtaagttccatgatcaacaattgatgtgtttaactgtgttgtttttcttttctcaatataggttaatagtaacattggatctgaaaagattcttggttggggcaagacactgaataaattgtattgattggatggatgacatgacattgctatacttaattcggattccccagacggtatttgatatttaaaaaattgaagtgcatatctgggctcccttcttttctgaagccccgtttccccttgactcataataagcccgtagggggtcatgcccctactgtacggtatatataaaaacaacatataccgaggtttggagggctctggccggaaaggggacgtggggtgccgcttcgtccgatgatgtgttcacggagggtgacgtggctgcccacaaatccgaactaaaggttaatcgctcctgtaaaaatgttccaaatcttcagctcttcttccggcttctcttagccaatcaccgggtaatctccccggtgggtcaacaaggcagtgtctccccctgcctgggttgacggcaacttttgaaaggtctattgtgcctttttaaagttgcaaaatcatttatatgtgcagagtaatgtcaatacaatttatttttttttaacaaaaaatagcaaaacttaTGTTTTTAACTGCCTTCTTACtctgccctttctttttttttttatattgcttGGTCTTGTGTTTTCTGCTTGGCATTCttctaatttctttcttcatttaatATTCATACTTCGATAATCCATTTTAAGTcgtctgggatttgaaccacagaaTTCTTGCACCATAGGCCAGCGTGCTACCGGTATGTCATACTACCCTTGTTAATATTGTTTCGGATTGTGATACCTATATAGATATTCAGTACACACTAGCTTATTGTTGAATGCATATTAGTTATTTGTAAGTTCATGGTtggaataatggtaaagcATGTGGTTGTCATGCTAGaatactagggttcgatccccatatcaGTTAATGTAcagctaaataataaatacaaaattaaatagtgtaaaatcgtttttattgtccctccttccacccacatatccaccactattacatacattttaaaatacagtacacaacatacaatacatacacagaTACACTTaaactaacacgttggctgccacgccaccattTTCTACTGTCGCTAGTGTCGCTATcctagggatagcgaccaagggggccgggtaggccgggctgacacggcgatgagacctttttgggaacgcacaccccaggtctcatcagccgcatcgaaaaagggaattccctgtggtgcgttgcctaggggccattcggccaatcttgggcagtggcgctgctccaccccatggcagatagaccatggagcagaacagcgcggcccgtccctgtcaagctacaaaaaaaaaggggatcaaagtgggtgggtggcagccaacgtgttagtttgcaaaacataatacaacataaaacaaaacacaaccataccacgaagacgaggcgaccacgaggtgatgaaggggcgataggggaggcgTAGACGGCGTGACCACGAGGCGATGACAGGGCgacgacgacgggcgaggcgacgggagaggcgaagacggggcgacgggcgaggcgacgggcgaggcgaagacggctaCAGGCGAGGCGACGGACGGGGCGAAAAGCCAGGCGACGAAGGATTATGAAGTGAAGAACGGGCAAAACTTagaattttgattcaattttgCGTGGAACAGAAGATGATGGCATAGTTCTAAATgataaatatgaagaaaacgtTACTACATGTGGAATATAATATTATTGGCATAATTATAACAGGGAAGGAAATTTACTTTACCCTGTTGTCCAAAGACGCAAAAGTTGTTGGGCTGGTAATTTTGCTGAAGGAGAAGGCTCGGCAGACCTACGATGggatattatatttaaagaatggCAACAGTAGATAAGCCTCAAACTTAAAATACCAAACAGGACTGGCTGTGATGTCCATTTCTATGTAAGTTGGTTGGTAGTGGTTAATCATTGGAATCCAAACAAAGAGGGACACGATGCACTAGTCAGATTAAAGCTGTTTCTGATGACTAGGCAAAGGGTAGTCAAATGAGACAGTGGTGTGTTGGTTCTATCATTGGTGACCTTCCCACTGGTTAGTATGTCTTCCGTTGTAAGTTTTACAAAGCTAGATGTTAAAGTCAGAATCATGCCAATATTAACGGCCACACACAAGTTACATACCTCTAAATAGAGCAACAGAGTAGCATGATGGAATGCTAAGGTCATAGTTCTTTGACAGAGCAATTTGTGACAGTTTGGAATTGGCAGCTTGCATAGCTTGCAAGATTGCCCGttacatgaaaaatgaaatatttggtTTGCTTCACGTCCAAAACGACACAGGGAATAAAACACTTAATAGTACTTAATTTTATACAACTTTTCACTGGAGTCtaacatttttaacaaagaCTTTCAAGCAGGATTAACTGCTTACACCACTGTCACACGTAAACATTCCACCATTTTGAAAGCGC is a genomic window containing:
- the LOC130691232 gene encoding uncharacterized protein LOC130691232, yielding MDKIIKDKDDKIMKLQAQFFQQHRILDDNKTKDAQTLCLQAQLLENNKLELDTFKTVKEVFPNSSLTEREDELALGKHSQLFSLPPDSVLNLNSVSAAQKESLVISPCSEGSEQLWDRIWAENGCGTETKIWHKFNMKHGLEFNGGSNQVWKCYRMEESAYR